From Streptomyces durmitorensis, a single genomic window includes:
- a CDS encoding FtsX-like permease family protein gives MMLGYALQTVRDRKGGFLGAFLALMCAAALITACGTLLETGLRGTIQTERYAAAPVVVSADQNVHQTTVKHKKGKTKVKHKAKPIAERAWLPDGIAHKLKDVPGVGKVVPEFTFLAVPLTPAAGDLTDRPAYGHAWESAALTPFRLVEGKAPRAAGDLVIDRDFAGRAHLKTGDRLTVQSTQAPRSYRITGVASPAEGALAHQTSLFFSAGEAERLAAHPGRITTLGVMPAKGTATDDLKKAVTEALAGTKAQVSTGDDRGPVEFLDAAGARVKLVSMGGAMGGTSLLVAILVVVGTFALSVQQRHRELALLRAIAATPKQIRGLLGREALIVGAAAGVTGSLAGIPLGGWLHGKFVDMGAVPATLERTVSVFPLFAAVAATLLGAWAAARLSARRIARIRPAEALAEARVERARPPWSRIVAGLVVLAGGAVLVAVLSVLRTEPASTPVTFLAVVVLSSAVALLGPLVVRAAAAALRGPLRLSGPGGRLAHANLRGNAARMAAAVTPLALLTGMTCTVLFVQPTLGDAARAQARDGIRADWVLAAQGPGVPAQAAQKLRMTEGVEAATEVVRTTVRVGLDKYPAQGVSTAGLTRTWDPDVTAGSLKGFGKDSVAVSELAADQLGLKPGSTLKLTLGDGTKTALEVSAVYARGLGFGDLTMAHDLVARHVDNPLAATVLIKSDRTQEQLAAGVAKFPGVRVLAPAAADNLQAERQQANAEVNYLAMGLILAFTAIAVVNTLAMSVSERIREFAMLRLAGASRRQVLRMLRTEALSVLLIGTAIGSGIALAVLTAFSVGMTGSAAPSITPLVYVSVVAVAALLALTATALPGRVALRPRPVTVATAKE, from the coding sequence ATGATGCTGGGCTACGCACTGCAGACAGTCCGAGACCGCAAAGGCGGATTCCTCGGCGCCTTCCTGGCATTGATGTGTGCCGCCGCGCTCATCACGGCCTGCGGCACCCTCCTGGAGACCGGCCTGCGAGGCACCATCCAGACCGAGCGCTACGCCGCGGCCCCCGTCGTCGTCTCCGCCGACCAGAACGTCCACCAGACCACCGTCAAGCACAAGAAGGGCAAGACCAAGGTCAAGCACAAGGCCAAGCCGATCGCCGAGCGGGCCTGGCTGCCGGACGGCATCGCGCACAAGCTCAAGGACGTGCCCGGCGTCGGCAAGGTCGTGCCCGAATTCACCTTCCTCGCCGTGCCGTTGACCCCCGCCGCCGGTGACCTCACCGACAGACCCGCGTACGGCCACGCCTGGGAGTCGGCCGCGCTGACCCCCTTCCGGCTCGTCGAGGGCAAGGCCCCGCGCGCCGCCGGCGACCTCGTCATCGACCGCGACTTCGCCGGACGCGCCCACCTCAAGACCGGCGACCGTCTCACCGTCCAGTCGACCCAGGCCCCGCGCTCCTACCGCATCACCGGTGTCGCGTCCCCCGCCGAAGGCGCCCTCGCCCACCAGACGTCCCTCTTCTTCTCCGCGGGAGAGGCCGAGCGGCTCGCCGCCCACCCCGGACGGATCACCACCCTCGGCGTCATGCCGGCCAAGGGCACCGCGACGGATGACCTCAAGAAGGCGGTCACAGAGGCTCTCGCCGGTACGAAGGCGCAGGTCAGCACCGGCGACGACCGTGGCCCCGTGGAGTTCCTCGACGCGGCGGGCGCCCGCGTCAAGCTGGTCAGCATGGGAGGTGCCATGGGCGGCACCTCCCTCCTCGTCGCCATCCTCGTGGTCGTCGGCACCTTTGCCCTCTCCGTGCAGCAGCGCCACCGCGAACTCGCCCTGCTCCGCGCCATCGCCGCCACCCCGAAACAGATCCGGGGGCTCCTGGGCCGCGAGGCACTGATCGTCGGAGCGGCCGCGGGCGTCACCGGCTCGCTCGCCGGAATCCCGCTCGGCGGCTGGCTGCACGGCAAGTTCGTGGACATGGGCGCGGTCCCCGCCACCCTGGAGCGGACCGTGAGCGTCTTCCCGCTCTTCGCCGCCGTGGCCGCGACGCTGCTCGGAGCCTGGGCCGCGGCCCGTCTCTCGGCGCGCCGCATCGCCCGTATCCGCCCGGCCGAGGCCCTCGCCGAAGCACGTGTCGAGCGCGCCCGGCCGCCGTGGAGCCGCATCGTCGCGGGTCTCGTCGTGCTCGCCGGAGGCGCCGTACTGGTCGCCGTGCTCAGCGTGCTGCGCACCGAGCCCGCTTCGACTCCCGTGACCTTCTTGGCCGTTGTGGTCCTGTCCTCCGCCGTCGCGCTCCTCGGCCCGCTCGTGGTCAGGGCGGCGGCCGCCGCACTCCGCGGACCGCTGCGGCTCTCCGGCCCCGGCGGCCGTCTCGCGCACGCCAACCTCCGCGGCAACGCGGCCCGGATGGCGGCAGCCGTCACCCCGCTCGCCCTCCTCACCGGCATGACCTGCACCGTCCTGTTCGTCCAGCCCACCCTCGGCGACGCGGCCCGCGCGCAGGCCCGCGACGGCATCCGCGCCGACTGGGTCCTGGCGGCACAGGGGCCGGGCGTCCCGGCCCAGGCCGCGCAGAAGCTGCGTATGACCGAAGGCGTCGAGGCCGCCACCGAAGTCGTCCGCACCACCGTGCGCGTGGGACTCGACAAGTACCCGGCGCAGGGCGTCAGCACGGCCGGACTCACCCGCACCTGGGACCCGGACGTCACCGCCGGATCCCTGAAGGGCTTCGGCAAGGACAGCGTCGCCGTCAGCGAACTGGCCGCCGACCAGCTCGGTCTGAAGCCCGGCTCCACTCTGAAGCTCACGCTCGGCGACGGCACGAAGACCGCGCTGGAGGTCAGCGCCGTGTACGCGCGCGGGCTCGGGTTCGGAGATCTGACCATGGCGCACGACCTGGTCGCCCGCCACGTCGACAACCCGCTCGCCGCCACGGTCCTGATCAAGAGCGACCGTACACAGGAACAACTCGCGGCAGGCGTCGCGAAGTTCCCGGGCGTGCGGGTGCTCGCCCCGGCCGCCGCCGACAACCTCCAGGCCGAGCGCCAGCAGGCGAACGCCGAGGTGAACTACCTCGCCATGGGCCTCATCCTGGCCTTCACAGCGATCGCCGTCGTCAACACCCTCGCGATGTCCGTCTCCGAGCGCATCCGTGAGTTCGCGATGCTGCGCCTCGCGGGCGCGAGCCGCCGCCAGGTCCTGCGCATGCTGCGCACCGAAGCCCTGTCCGTCCTGCTCATCGGCACCGCCATCGGCAGCGGCATCGCGCTCGCCGTCCTGACCGCCTTCAGCGTCGGCATGACCGGCAGTGCCGCGCCCTCGATCACACCCCTGGTCTACGTATCCGTGGTGGCCGTCGCGGCTCTGCTCGCCCTCACCGCGACCGCGCTCCCGGGCCGGGTCGCGCTGAGGCCGCGCCCCGTCACGGTGGCGACAGCGAAGGAGTAA
- a CDS encoding ArsR/SmtB family transcription factor produces MAKEPGTTDGAPEELSDLRVLKALAQPRRQQMLQHLTVHGPATSATLARALGLNTGATSYHLRELARYGFVEETAGTGHGRERWWRAVPGDRRFPPRSKQNAETRLVMDELNYLSYAADLELFEQLQRDAGEAGDSDAGPDEWADAFPYSRGAIRLTLPELREFFEEYIALLNRYKRPDAETSADARTVLTRLLAFPAPASTEALAPTEAPAPTEALAPTQAPAPPASTEASTPPPSHSTEPEATS; encoded by the coding sequence ATGGCAAAGGAACCCGGCACGACCGATGGCGCCCCCGAGGAGCTGAGCGACCTCCGCGTCCTCAAGGCGCTCGCACAGCCCCGGCGCCAGCAGATGCTGCAGCACCTCACCGTGCACGGCCCGGCCACCTCCGCGACGCTCGCCAGGGCGCTCGGCCTCAACACCGGGGCCACCAGCTACCACCTGCGCGAGCTCGCCCGCTACGGCTTCGTCGAGGAGACCGCGGGGACGGGCCACGGACGTGAACGCTGGTGGCGCGCGGTCCCCGGCGACCGGCGTTTCCCGCCCCGCAGCAAGCAGAACGCCGAGACGCGGCTCGTCATGGACGAGTTGAACTACCTCTCGTACGCCGCTGACCTGGAGCTCTTCGAGCAGCTACAGCGAGACGCAGGTGAAGCGGGCGACAGCGATGCCGGACCCGATGAGTGGGCCGACGCGTTTCCGTACTCGCGCGGCGCGATCCGGCTGACGCTCCCCGAACTCCGCGAGTTCTTCGAGGAGTACATCGCCCTGCTCAACCGCTACAAGCGCCCCGACGCCGAGACGTCGGCCGACGCCCGCACCGTGCTCACGCGCCTCCTGGCGTTCCCCGCGCCAGCGTCGACCGAAGCTCTTGCTCCGACCGAAGCTCCTGCGCCGACCGAAGCTCTTGCGCCGACCCAAGCGCCTGCGCCGCCCGCGTCGACCGAAGCCTCCACCCCTCCGCCCTCCCACTCCACCGAGCCCGAGGCGACATCATGA
- the recX gene encoding recombination regulator RecX, with amino-acid sequence MTRRTDWADQITPEHHTDPAGRGFADGADQGGADQEGDGTGFRGGGGRRGRRRRGGFGEGRGDGSQDSGPPSSSRAEKKGEPPTDPGEKARAICLRLLTGTPRTRKQLADALRKREIPDDVADEVLTRFEEVGLINDGAFAGAWVESRHHGRGLARRALAQELRTKGVDATLIEEAVGQLDSEQEEATARELVARKLRATRGLDRDKRLRRLAGMLARKGYSEGLALRIVRQAIEEEGEDTGDLGYDGG; translated from the coding sequence ATGACGCGGCGCACGGACTGGGCGGACCAGATCACCCCCGAGCACCACACCGACCCCGCGGGCCGAGGCTTCGCGGACGGTGCGGATCAGGGCGGCGCCGACCAGGAGGGTGACGGCACCGGCTTCCGCGGGGGCGGCGGCCGGAGGGGTCGCCGACGGCGTGGCGGCTTCGGCGAAGGCCGGGGCGACGGCTCACAGGACAGCGGCCCCCCTTCCTCGTCGAGGGCCGAGAAGAAGGGGGAGCCGCCGACGGATCCAGGTGAGAAGGCGCGGGCGATCTGTCTGCGCCTGCTCACCGGGACCCCGCGCACGCGCAAACAGCTGGCGGACGCGCTGCGCAAGCGGGAGATCCCGGACGACGTGGCGGACGAAGTGCTGACCCGCTTCGAAGAGGTCGGTCTGATCAACGACGGCGCCTTCGCGGGCGCGTGGGTGGAGTCCCGGCACCACGGCCGGGGTCTGGCCCGACGGGCGCTCGCGCAGGAGCTGCGCACGAAGGGCGTGGACGCGACGCTGATCGAGGAGGCCGTCGGACAGCTCGACTCGGAGCAGGAGGAGGCGACCGCACGCGAGCTCGTCGCCCGAAAGCTCCGCGCGACGCGGGGCCTCGACCGCGACAAGCGACTGCGCCGCCTCGCGGGCATGCTCGCCCGCAAGGGCTACTCGGAAGGGTTGGCTCTGCGGATCGTCCGGCAGGCAATCGAGGAAGAGGGCGAGGACACGGGGGACTTGGGGTACGACGGGGGATGA